In one Agathobacter rectalis ATCC 33656 genomic region, the following are encoded:
- a CDS encoding 1-deoxy-D-xylulose-5-phosphate synthase, protein MYLEKINGPEDVKKIKIDELPVLAQEIRDALLVRASKHGGHFGPNFGMVEATIALHYVFESPKDKIVYDVSHQSYPHKMLTGRKEAYLSEQHYDDVSGYTNPNESEHDFFTVGHTSTSVSLAAGLAKARNLKGENGNVIAVIGDGSLSGGEALEGLDFAAELQSNFIIIVNDNDMSIAENHGGLYQNLALLRKTDGQTECNLFKAMGLDYVYVDRGNDVAALIKAFKEVKDSTKPVVVHINTLKGKGYAPAEKCKEQWHYSGPFDIETGKPLFDNVEEDYSSVTCEYLLEKMKNDSSVVAITSGTPTVMGFTEDKRKEAGSQFVDVGIAEETAVALASGIAVNGGKPFYGVYSSFVQRTFDQVSQDVCINNSPITMVIYQGSVYGMNDVTHLGFQDIPMLSNIPNLVYLAPATKEEYLAMLDWSMEQTSYPVAIKLPGGPMISDGSRVTKDFGRLNRYEVVQTGEKIAIIGLGTFFELAKEAAKLLKEEAGINATVINPYYITGLDEALLTKLKQNHDTVITLEDGILDGGFGEKIARFYGASNMKVMNYGLKKEFLDRYDVDAVLKENHLTAEQIVEDVLSIL, encoded by the coding sequence ATGTATCTTGAGAAAATTAACGGACCAGAAGATGTAAAGAAAATTAAGATAGATGAACTGCCGGTGCTGGCGCAGGAGATAAGAGATGCCCTTTTGGTAAGAGCAAGTAAGCATGGCGGACATTTTGGACCGAATTTTGGAATGGTAGAGGCGACAATCGCTTTACATTATGTATTTGAATCACCTAAGGATAAAATTGTTTATGATGTATCGCACCAGAGTTATCCTCATAAGATGCTTACGGGGCGTAAGGAAGCGTATTTGTCTGAACAGCACTATGATGATGTGTCAGGCTATACAAATCCAAACGAGAGCGAGCATGATTTTTTTACAGTCGGACATACATCAACATCGGTCAGTCTGGCTGCAGGTCTTGCAAAGGCAAGGAACTTAAAGGGTGAAAACGGCAATGTGATTGCTGTCATCGGAGACGGCTCATTAAGCGGAGGAGAAGCACTTGAGGGACTTGATTTTGCTGCTGAGCTTCAAAGCAATTTTATTATTATAGTAAATGACAACGATATGTCGATTGCTGAAAATCATGGAGGTCTCTATCAGAATCTTGCTCTGCTTCGAAAGACTGACGGTCAGACAGAATGCAATCTGTTTAAGGCTATGGGACTTGACTATGTGTATGTGGACAGGGGCAACGATGTTGCAGCTCTTATTAAGGCATTTAAAGAGGTCAAGGACAGCACTAAACCGGTTGTAGTGCATATAAACACACTTAAGGGCAAGGGTTATGCCCCTGCAGAAAAATGCAAGGAGCAGTGGCATTACAGCGGTCCATTCGATATAGAAACAGGAAAGCCGCTATTTGACAATGTGGAAGAGGATTATTCTTCTGTGACCTGTGAATATCTGCTTGAAAAGATGAAAAATGATTCTTCTGTTGTTGCAATTACTTCCGGTACGCCGACTGTTATGGGATTTACAGAAGATAAGAGAAAAGAGGCTGGCAGTCAGTTTGTCGATGTAGGTATTGCAGAGGAGACTGCAGTGGCACTGGCATCAGGTATCGCAGTAAATGGTGGTAAACCATTTTATGGTGTATACAGTTCGTTTGTACAGAGAACCTTTGACCAGGTATCACAGGATGTCTGCATCAATAACAGTCCGATTACAATGGTAATATATCAGGGTTCCGTATATGGAATGAATGACGTTACACACTTAGGCTTTCAGGATATTCCGATGCTTTCAAATATTCCAAATCTGGTATATCTGGCACCGGCAACAAAGGAAGAGTATCTGGCCATGCTCGACTGGAGTATGGAGCAGACATCTTATCCGGTTGCAATAAAGCTGCCGGGCGGACCGATGATTTCAGATGGTTCAAGGGTGACAAAGGATTTTGGCAGACTCAACAGATATGAGGTGGTTCAGACAGGAGAAAAGATTGCGATTATCGGTCTGGGAACCTTCTTTGAACTGGCAAAGGAGGCTGCGAAGCTTCTTAAAGAAGAAGCCGGAATCAACGCAACTGTAATCAATCCGTATTACATCACCGGATTGGATGAGGCGCTTTTGACTAAGCTTAAGCAAAATCATGATACTGTTATTACTTTAGAGGATGGTATTTTAGATGGCGGCTTTGGTGAAAAAATCGCACGATTCTATGGTGCAAGCAATATGAAAGTGATGAATTATGGATTGAAGAAGGAATTTCTTGACAGGTATGACGTGGATGCTGTACTGAAGGAGAATCATCTGACTGCAGAGCAGATTGTGGAGGATGTGTTATCTATTTTATAA